In one window of Lynx canadensis isolate LIC74 chromosome B3, mLynCan4.pri.v2, whole genome shotgun sequence DNA:
- the LOC115516166 gene encoding olfactory receptor 4F3/4F16/4F29, which yields MDGGNHSVVSEFVFLGLTHSWEIQLLLLVFSSVLYVASMTGNILIVFSVTVDPHLHSPMYFLLANLSFIDLGACSATSPKMIYDLFRKHKVISFGGCIAQIFFIHVIGGVEMVLLIAMAFDRYVAICKPLHYLTIMSPRMCILFLAAAWALGVSHSLFQLAFIVNLPFCGPNVLDSFYCDLPRLLRLACTDTYRLQFMVTVNSGFICVGSFFILLISYVIILFSVWKHSSGGSSKAVSTLSAHITVVLLFFGPTMFVYTWPHPNSQMDKFLAIFDAVITPFLNPVIYTFRNKEMKAAIKRVCRQLVIYRKIS from the coding sequence ATGGATGGAGGGAATCACTCGGTTGTGTCTGAGTTTGTGTTTCTGGGACTCACTCATTCATGGGAGATCCAGCTTCTCCTCCTGGTGTTCTCCTCTGTGCTCTATGTGGCAAGCATGACCGGGAACATCCTCATTGTGTTCTCTGTGACCGTTGATCCTCACTTGCATTCCCCCATGTACTTCCTACTGGCCAATCTCTCTTTCATTGACTTGGGAGCCTGCTCTGCCACCTCACCCAAGATGATTTATGACCTTTTCAGAAAGCACAAAGTCATCTCTTTTGGAGGCTGCATCGCCCAGATCTTCTTCATCCACGTCATTGGTGGTGTGGAGATGGTGCTGCTCATCGCCATGGCCTTTGACAGATATGTTGCCATCTGCAAGCCTCTCCACTACTTGACCATCATGAGCCCACGAATGTGCATTTTGTTTCTGGCTGCTGCCTGGGCCCTTGGTGTCAGTCACTCACTGTTCCAACTAGCATTCATTGTTAATTTACCCTTCTGTGGTCCTAATGTATTGGACAGCTTTTACTGTGACCTTCCTCGGCTCCTCAGACTGGCCTGTACAGATACCTACAGATTGCAGTTCATGGTCACTGTTAACAGTGGGTTTATCTGTGTGGGTTCCTTCTTCATACTCCTCATCTCCTATGTCATCATCCTTTTTTCTGTTTGGAAACATTCCTCAGGTGGCTCATCCAAAGCCGTTTCCACCCTGTCAGCTCACATCACTGTGGTCCTTTTGTTTTTCGGTCCAACCATGTTTGTCTATACATGGCCACATCCCAATTCccaaatggacaaatttcttgcCATTTTTGATGCAGTCATCACTCCTTTTCTGAATCCAGTCATCTACACGTTTAGGAATAAAGAGATGAAGGCAGCAATCAAGAGAGTATGCAGACAGCTAGTGATTTACAGGAAGATCTCATAA